The following proteins are co-located in the Roseovarius arcticus genome:
- a CDS encoding sensor histidine kinase yields the protein MPHKRNALLPRLALMLTLALLPLGIIAVVQTQNAYNTALDTYRASLSAQTARLVSSEREAIQGAQGITQGLADSLAVLGPSDAVCSDLMQYSSQRNERVVFLGYIDTAMKSDCNNFGKSYDFTGVPTLTRAMERAALSVTYNPSGGASHQPVVIVQQPVFSAQGVFKGFINLSMLASDIVQDQSSDNLAHGAVTVTFNDDGDVMTSNGAPDGYEEFLPAETQLQDLVGKGSQLFSEESRGGKPRDFAVVPILEGKAYALGSWQPMRPLIRDRAFSAFTLLFPLLMWLISLVVALVAIRLQVIRPIRILGRQMRDFAEGRRVFRSDALDNAPSELREIGETFSTMAQKVIRDEADLENTVHERDVLIKEVHHRVKNNLQLMSSILNMQARNAPSTDTRSALRKVQDRLTSLAAVHRGLYETPQVSQVRVDTLLDDLLGQLATLGDGGAIPLDVDLQFEPVTLVPDQAGPLAMMASEAFTNALKYATAGKDGRRHIRVRLRPDPSGPDMVLFEVGNTVNDKVRADTEQGLGFKLIQAFCAQLDCRMTSSDEEGGWYIMQVCFKAQEFAPEQHTPRV from the coding sequence ATGCCGCACAAGCGCAATGCCTTGCTGCCGCGTCTTGCTCTGATGTTGACGCTTGCCCTTTTGCCGCTGGGTATTATCGCCGTTGTCCAGACCCAGAACGCCTATAACACTGCGCTTGATACCTACCGTGCCAGCCTTAGCGCGCAAACTGCGCGCCTCGTCTCGTCCGAGAGGGAGGCCATCCAAGGTGCACAAGGTATCACGCAGGGATTAGCGGACTCGCTTGCCGTTTTAGGGCCCAGCGATGCGGTTTGCTCGGACTTGATGCAGTATTCATCCCAGCGAAATGAACGTGTGGTATTTTTGGGCTATATCGACACCGCGATGAAGTCTGATTGCAACAACTTTGGTAAATCCTATGATTTTACCGGTGTTCCGACGCTGACCCGCGCGATGGAGCGGGCCGCTCTGTCGGTGACCTATAATCCGTCGGGCGGCGCCAGCCACCAGCCGGTTGTCATCGTTCAGCAGCCAGTTTTCAGTGCGCAAGGCGTGTTCAAAGGCTTTATCAACCTATCCATGCTGGCAAGTGACATCGTGCAGGACCAATCTAGCGACAATCTGGCACACGGGGCGGTTACGGTCACATTTAATGACGACGGCGATGTGATGACGAGCAACGGCGCACCGGACGGCTACGAGGAATTCCTCCCTGCGGAAACGCAATTACAAGATTTAGTTGGGAAAGGTAGCCAGCTTTTCTCTGAGGAGTCGCGTGGCGGGAAGCCCCGTGATTTTGCTGTGGTGCCTATCCTTGAAGGCAAGGCTTACGCATTGGGAAGTTGGCAGCCCATGCGCCCGCTGATCCGTGACCGCGCGTTTTCGGCGTTTACGCTGCTCTTTCCGCTGCTGATGTGGCTGATCAGCCTTGTCGTCGCCCTCGTCGCTATACGGCTACAGGTTATCCGCCCGATCCGTATTCTGGGCCGCCAGATGCGCGACTTTGCCGAAGGTCGCAGGGTATTTCGAAGTGATGCGCTGGATAACGCCCCTAGTGAGCTGCGCGAGATCGGCGAGACATTCTCGACGATGGCGCAGAAGGTAATTCGCGACGAGGCCGATCTGGAAAATACGGTGCATGAGAGGGACGTCCTGATCAAGGAAGTGCACCACCGTGTCAAAAATAACCTTCAGCTAATGTCGTCGATCCTGAACATGCAGGCGCGCAACGCACCTAGCACCGACACGCGCAGTGCGCTGCGTAAGGTTCAGGACCGCTTGACCAGCCTCGCCGCTGTCCATCGCGGCCTTTACGAGACGCCGCAGGTTAGCCAAGTTCGGGTCGATACGCTTCTCGATGATTTGCTGGGGCAGCTTGCCACGTTGGGCGACGGCGGGGCAATCCCGCTGGATGTGGACTTGCAGTTTGAGCCTGTGACGCTGGTTCCCGATCAGGCCGGACCACTGGCAATGATGGCCTCTGAGGCGTTCACCAATGCGCTGAAATACGCGACCGCAGGCAAGGACGGCCGCAGACATATCCGCGTACGCCTGCGGCCCGATCCATCAGGGCCTGACATGGTGCTGTTTGAGGTGGGAAATACCGTCAATGACAAGGTCCGTGCAGATACGGAGCAGGGTTTGGGCTTCAAGCTGATTCAGGCTTTCTGCGCGCAACTGGATTGCCGTATGACCAGCAGCGACGAAGAGGGTGGCTGGTACATCATGCAGGTCTGTTTCAAGGCGCAGGAATTCGCCCCCGAGCAGCACACGCCGCGTGTTTGA
- a CDS encoding NepR family anti-sigma factor — MMGRKDKDESGSKNAPQVSAKRDQIDDNLKRVYDDMLDDAVPDRFEDLLRQLREQDEK, encoded by the coding sequence ATGATGGGACGCAAGGACAAGGACGAAAGTGGTAGCAAGAATGCGCCGCAGGTGAGCGCCAAGCGGGACCAGATCGACGACAACCTCAAACGTGTCTATGACGATATGCTTGACGATGCTGTACCCGATCGGTTCGAGGATTTGCTGCGACAGTTGCGCGAGCAGGACGAAAAATGA
- a CDS encoding DUF1328 domain-containing protein gives MLYWAIVFFIIAAVAAIFGFGGIASASAGIAQILFVIFAVLFVIALIARVMRK, from the coding sequence ATGCTGTATTGGGCAATTGTATTTTTCATCATTGCAGCTGTTGCCGCTATCTTTGGCTTTGGAGGCATCGCATCGGCGTCAGCGGGAATCGCGCAAATCCTGTTCGTGATATTTGCAGTGCTTTTCGTCATCGCTCTTATCGCACGCGTCATGCGCAAGTAG
- a CDS encoding RNA polymerase sigma factor produces the protein MTTKKSAVPDVQVNPRDEIVMHLKPMRAFALSLTRDMARADDLVQDTVVKAWTNIDKFTVGTNMRAWLFTILRNTFYSERRKAKREVADVDGAMTERMAEKPAHDGRLALTDFRRAFEKLPAEQREALILVGAQGFAYEEAARMCNCAVGTVKSRANRGRKKLAEMLHMHEDEAMELTDQATIAVISRNPGM, from the coding sequence ATGACCACAAAAAAATCAGCAGTGCCAGACGTGCAGGTAAATCCGCGCGATGAGATAGTCATGCATCTCAAGCCTATGCGCGCCTTTGCGTTGTCCCTTACACGCGATATGGCGCGTGCGGATGATCTGGTGCAGGATACCGTTGTCAAAGCGTGGACGAACATCGACAAGTTTACCGTCGGTACCAACATGCGCGCTTGGCTGTTCACTATTTTGCGCAACACCTTTTATTCCGAGAGGCGCAAGGCCAAGCGCGAGGTTGCCGACGTCGATGGCGCCATGACAGAGCGTATGGCTGAAAAGCCCGCACATGATGGCCGCCTCGCACTCACCGATTTTCGCCGCGCGTTTGAGAAGCTACCTGCTGAGCAACGCGAAGCGTTGATACTGGTCGGCGCGCAGGGCTTTGCCTACGAGGAGGCGGCGCGCATGTGCAATTGCGCCGTCGGAACTGTGAAAAGCCGCGCCAACCGTGGGCGCAAGAAGTTGGCTGAAATGCTGCACATGCACGAGGACGAAGCGATGGAGCTGACCGATCAGGCGACGATTGCCGTAATCAGCCGCAATCCAGGAATGTAA
- a CDS encoding response regulator — translation MSNSEASVNFSQQIAHHLPFLRRYARALTGSQSSGDAFATATLEAILEDRASYASCASPRVALFRAFRLVWQSAGAPDADAGDAPISRSLETAAQDHMRLLTPDTRQALLLNSIEGFTPEEIGQIMDISAAGAKDLIDGARREIEQSMAGDVLVIEDEAIIAMDLHSIVTSIGHNVTGIGRTRDAAIELGLKKIPDLILADIQLADNSSGIDAVNALLEQIGQIPVIFITAFPERLLTGDKPEPAFVIAKPYTEDQVRSAVGQAMFFSSTETLKTA, via the coding sequence ATGAGCAATTCTGAAGCGAGTGTCAATTTCTCACAGCAAATCGCACATCACCTGCCGTTTCTTAGACGCTATGCGCGGGCATTGACGGGTAGTCAATCCAGCGGCGATGCATTTGCCACAGCCACGCTTGAGGCAATACTTGAGGATCGCGCGAGTTACGCAAGTTGCGCTTCTCCGCGCGTTGCGCTGTTCCGCGCATTTCGCCTCGTTTGGCAAAGTGCGGGCGCGCCCGATGCGGACGCTGGCGACGCGCCTATAAGCCGCAGCTTAGAGACGGCCGCGCAGGATCATATGCGGCTGCTGACCCCCGACACACGCCAAGCCCTTTTGCTGAATTCAATCGAGGGGTTCACCCCCGAAGAGATCGGCCAGATCATGGATATTAGCGCAGCAGGCGCTAAAGATTTGATTGACGGCGCACGCCGCGAGATTGAGCAAAGCATGGCAGGCGACGTGCTGGTCATCGAGGACGAGGCGATCATCGCCATGGATCTGCACAGCATTGTCACGTCGATCGGACACAACGTCACTGGCATTGGCCGAACGCGTGATGCGGCGATTGAACTGGGTCTGAAAAAGATACCCGATCTGATCCTTGCCGACATTCAGTTAGCGGACAATTCATCGGGTATCGACGCGGTGAACGCCCTGTTGGAGCAGATCGGCCAAATCCCTGTGATTTTCATCACAGCCTTTCCCGAGCGCCTTTTAACAGGTGACAAGCCGGAGCCCGCGTTCGTCATCGCCAAACCCTATACCGAGGATCAGGTTCGATCGGCTGTTGGTCAGGCGATGTTCTTCTCTTCGACAGAAACGCTCAAAACAGCCTGA